Proteins found in one Caldisericia bacterium genomic segment:
- the wecB gene encoding UDP-N-acetylglucosamine 2-epimerase (non-hydrolyzing), translating into MKKIKTLIIFGTRPEVIKLFPLIYELKKEDTFEVKIVNTGQHKEMVDELLELFKIDVDYSLKIMIERQTLEYITEKILEKLSLIIKSESPNLTIVQGDTTTAFVASLVSFYNKIPVAHVEAGLRTKNIYYPFPEEMNRTLIGKLATFHFAPTEEAKKNLLNEGVKEENIFITGNTIVDALQKILHLEPKITIPIPQDKKLIVVTAHRRENWDEGIIRIANAIKTLCEKYDDLFFIIPVHKNPIVREKFKKVLKDEKNVLFTEPLNYINFIHLLKKSFLILSDSGGIQEEIPTLKRPLLVLRNETEREEAVKFGFVKLVGTDEKRIIEGVEEALTNGFKPKIDYNPFGDGKASERIKNILKEKLYGSI; encoded by the coding sequence ATGAAAAAAATCAAAACTCTTATTATTTTTGGAACAAGACCTGAAGTTATAAAACTATTTCCACTAATTTATGAACTCAAAAAAGAGGATACATTTGAAGTAAAAATAGTAAACACTGGTCAACATAAAGAAATGGTTGATGAACTTCTTGAACTATTTAAAATAGATGTTGATTATTCACTTAAAATTATGATTGAGAGACAAACACTTGAATATATAACTGAAAAAATCCTTGAAAAATTATCCTTAATTATTAAAAGTGAATCACCAAATTTAACAATAGTTCAAGGTGATACAACAACTGCTTTTGTTGCATCTCTTGTCTCTTTTTATAATAAAATCCCAGTTGCACATGTAGAGGCTGGTTTAAGAACCAAAAATATCTATTATCCTTTTCCTGAGGAGATGAATAGGACTTTAATTGGAAAACTTGCAACTTTTCATTTTGCACCAACAGAAGAAGCGAAAAAAAATTTATTGAATGAAGGAGTTAAAGAAGAAAATATTTTTATAACAGGAAATACAATAGTTGATGCTCTTCAAAAGATTTTACACCTTGAACCAAAAATCACAATTCCTATTCCTCAAGACAAAAAACTCATTGTTGTTACAGCGCATAGAAGAGAAAATTGGGATGAGGGAATTATAAGAATTGCAAATGCTATAAAAACACTATGTGAAAAATATGATGATCTATTTTTTATTATTCCAGTACATAAAAATCCTATTGTTAGAGAGAAATTTAAAAAAGTTTTAAAAGATGAGAAAAATGTTTTATTTACTGAACCATTAAATTACATTAATTTTATACATTTACTTAAAAAATCTTTTCTTATTTTATCTGACTCAGGAGGGATCCAAGAAGAAATTCCAACACTTAAAAGGCCGCTTCTTGTCTTAAGAAATGAAACTGAAAGAGAAGAAGCAGTAAAATTTGGTTTTGTTAAACTTGTTGGTACAGATGAAAAGAGAATAATCGAGGGAGTTGAGGAGGCTTTAACTAATGGATTTAAACCAAAAATCGATTATAATCCTTTTGGTGATGGAAAAGCGTCAGAGAGAATAAAAAATATTCTAAAGGAGAAACTCTATGGAAGTATATAA
- a CDS encoding MraY family glycosyltransferase gives MIKNLLPNFYYLIIFFFISLFLTPISIYIGRKFNIISKPHEERGDKKKIKEIEMPRSGGITIYFSFLILLLYIYFRFNSKEFLSIFLGGTVIFIVGLIDDKFKLKPWMKFLGEILGALIPIIYGVKVNFITNPKGGYFYLKELSIPFTLFWVTGITNAINIVDGLDGLASGIVSIVSTTLGLVALLKGYFLISLICFAIAGIALGFLVFNFYPAKIYLGDSGALLFGFILGEIAVWGALKTTTSVILLVAILALGFPILDTFSAILRRILKRKSIFEADMDHIHYKLLYSGFKEKEVVIILYILTLFFSLLSFLLIKGFSL, from the coding sequence ATGATTAAGAATCTTTTACCTAACTTTTATTATTTAATAATTTTCTTTTTTATATCACTCTTTTTAACTCCTATTTCAATTTATATTGGAAGAAAGTTTAACATAATAAGTAAACCTCATGAAGAAAGAGGAGACAAAAAGAAAATTAAAGAGATAGAAATGCCAAGAAGTGGAGGCATAACAATCTACTTTTCTTTTCTAATTCTTCTTCTTTACATATATTTTAGATTTAATTCAAAAGAATTTTTATCTATTTTTCTTGGAGGAACTGTAATTTTTATAGTTGGTCTAATTGATGATAAATTTAAACTAAAGCCTTGGATGAAATTTTTAGGAGAAATTTTAGGCGCTTTAATTCCGATTATTTATGGAGTTAAAGTAAATTTTATTACAAATCCTAAAGGAGGTTACTTTTATCTTAAAGAATTAAGTATACCTTTTACTCTTTTTTGGGTAACAGGTATTACAAATGCAATAAATATTGTAGACGGACTTGACGGTCTTGCATCAGGAATTGTATCAATTGTATCAACAACACTTGGTCTTGTTGCATTACTTAAAGGATATTTTTTGATTTCTCTTATTTGTTTTGCAATTGCAGGTATTGCATTAGGATTTCTCGTTTTTAATTTTTATCCTGCAAAAATCTATCTTGGAGATTCTGGTGCACTGCTTTTTGGTTTTATTCTTGGAGAAATTGCAGTTTGGGGTGCACTTAAAACTACAACATCAGTAATTCTTCTTGTTGCAATTTTAGCCCTTGGTTTTCCAATTTTAGATACATTTTCAGCAATTTTAAGAAGAATTCTAAAAAGAAAGAGTATTTTTGAGGCTGATATGGATCACATTCATTATAAACTTTTATACAGTGGATTTAAAGAAAAGGAGGTTGTTATTATTTTGTATATATTAACTCTTTTTTTCTCCCTTCTTTCATTTTTATTGATTAAAGGATTTTCTTTATGA
- a CDS encoding thymidine kinase produces the protein MKKGIIEVITGCMFSGKSEELIRRIKRARIAKQKVQVFKSTLDTRYDEKSIVSHSGAKVEAISIDHPEEIILKIEDDTQVVAIDEAQFFNDKIIYVIEFLADKGLRVIVAGLDTDFRGEPFGPMPAILARAEKVDKLTAICVVCGEEATRTQRIINGKPASYYDPIIMVGASEKYEPRCRIHHIVPDKPDIHHR, from the coding sequence ATGAAAAAAGGAATAATAGAAGTAATAACCGGATGTATGTTTTCTGGTAAAAGTGAGGAACTAATAAGAAGAATAAAAAGAGCGAGAATTGCAAAACAAAAAGTTCAAGTTTTTAAATCAACTCTTGATACGAGATATGATGAAAAAAGTATAGTTTCTCACTCAGGTGCAAAAGTTGAAGCAATTAGCATTGATCATCCTGAAGAAATAATTTTGAAAATTGAAGATGACACTCAAGTTGTTGCAATAGATGAAGCACAATTTTTTAATGATAAAATTATTTATGTTATAGAATTTCTTGCAGATAAAGGTTTAAGAGTAATTGTTGCAGGACTTGATACAGATTTTAGAGGTGAACCATTTGGACCAATGCCTGCAATATTAGCAAGAGCAGAAAAGGTTGATAAATTAACTGCAATTTGTGTTGTTTGTGGAGAAGAGGCAACAAGAACTCAAAGAATTATAAATGGAAAACCTGCATCATATTATGATCCAATTATTATGGTTGGTGCATCTGAAAAATATGAACCAAGATGTAGAATTCATCACATAGTTCCAGATAAACCAGATATCCATCACAGATAA
- the upp gene encoding uracil phosphoribosyltransferase — protein sequence MDYKNIKLLDHALIKHKLTYLRDKNTNPKEFRELVKEVSMLMAYEITRNLPVEEIYVETPLGKAKGYILSTKISVVSILRAGLVMSDGILNLIPNAKVGHIGIYRDHETLKPVTYYVKLPESLSESKIFLLDPMLATGGSIVRAIEILLERGAKLENIDVISLVAAPEGIEFVQKHFKDTTIYTIAIDEKLNDKGYIVPGLGDAGDRLFGTK from the coding sequence ATGGATTATAAAAATATAAAACTTCTTGATCATGCATTGATAAAACATAAGTTAACATATCTAAGAGATAAAAATACAAATCCAAAAGAGTTTAGAGAACTTGTTAAAGAAGTTTCAATGCTTATGGCTTATGAAATAACAAGAAATTTACCAGTTGAAGAAATATATGTTGAAACTCCACTTGGAAAAGCAAAAGGCTATATACTATCAACAAAAATTTCTGTTGTTTCAATTTTAAGGGCAGGACTTGTAATGAGTGATGGAATTCTGAATTTAATTCCAAATGCTAAGGTTGGACATATCGGAATTTATAGAGATCATGAAACATTAAAACCTGTAACTTACTATGTTAAACTTCCAGAATCTCTCTCTGAATCAAAAATTTTTCTCTTAGATCCAATGCTTGCAACTGGTGGTTCTATTGTTAGAGCAATAGAAATTTTACTCGAAAGAGGTGCAAAATTAGAAAATATTGATGTAATTTCTCTTGTTGCAGCACCAGAAGGAATTGAATTTGTTCAAAAACATTTTAAAGACACAACAATATACACTATTGCAATTGATGAGAAATTAAATGATAAGGGTTATATTGTTCCAGGTTTAGGTGATGCTGGAGATAGGTTGTTTGGAACAAAATGA
- a CDS encoding HemK/PrmC family methyltransferase — protein sequence MNPLKYDIKTLFKYGRKLLNSDIEAELIIRNSLSLKKEEFYLNLNKEIDRETFKKIFKNFCLRKRGFPLSYITHKKNFLDLEIEVLDGVFIPRFETEEIVYQILKKYNRVERTLDICAGTGVIGVSLLYYGFTKFCTFVDIDDRAIENIKINLKKFNLNGAILKSDMFKEISEKFDLIISNPPYIKDSEYIYLPQEVKMEPKSSLLGGEDGLKFIKILFQESQNFLNENSLLIVEMEKNELIKAERFLINLKLVDILKTEAENIIGVVLQKM from the coding sequence TTGAATCCCTTGAAGTATGATATAAAAACCCTATTTAAATATGGAAGAAAATTATTGAATAGTGATATTGAGGCTGAGTTAATTATAAGAAACTCACTTTCATTAAAAAAAGAAGAATTTTATCTAAATTTAAATAAAGAAATTGATAGAGAAACATTTAAGAAAATTTTCAAAAATTTTTGTTTAAGAAAAAGAGGTTTTCCACTATCTTATATAACTCATAAAAAAAATTTTCTTGATCTTGAAATTGAAGTTTTAGATGGAGTTTTTATTCCAAGATTTGAAACAGAAGAAATTGTTTATCAAATATTAAAAAAATATAATAGAGTTGAAAGAACACTTGATATATGTGCTGGTACTGGGGTTATTGGTGTCTCACTTCTTTATTATGGTTTTACAAAATTTTGCACTTTTGTAGATATAGATGATAGAGCAATTGAAAATATTAAAATTAATTTAAAAAAATTTAATTTAAATGGTGCAATCTTAAAAAGTGATATGTTTAAAGAAATTTCAGAAAAATTTGATTTAATTATTTCTAATCCTCCTTATATAAAAGATTCTGAATATATATATTTGCCACAAGAAGTTAAAATGGAACCAAAAAGTTCCCTTCTTGGAGGAGAAGATGGTTTAAAATTTATAAAAATTTTATTTCAAGAATCACAAAATTTTCTAAATGAAAACTCTCTTCTTATTGTTGAAATGGAAAAAAATGAATTAATAAAAGCAGAAAGATTTTTGATTAATTTAAAACTTGTAGATATTTTAAAAACTGAAGCAGAAAATATAATTGGAGTTGTTCTTCAAAAGATGTGA
- the nadE gene encoding NAD(+) synthase — translation MKLDLLPQELSFDPQFELTRIKNFINSFLKKVNKERVVLGLSGGIDSAIVLKLLTLSIPKENIFALILPEKDTDKKNVIHAISLAKDLGVKYKIINITKILSKFGIYISVPYFILPTRKLRENYTKKLYEKYKENYGKSPFYLQYDIPNELKGDTWFFKGISYLRIKHRIRMVTLYYYADLLNGVVAGTTNKTEEFLGFFVKYGDYASDFEPIIHLFKSQIFKFGEYLNLPEVFLKKKPSPDLLPGIEDEFSIGLNYLEIDRIIVRFIKNVPFEKISEELNIPLDSIINLYKTHINTEFLRNPPPNVLNFNL, via the coding sequence ATGAAATTAGATCTTTTGCCTCAAGAATTAAGTTTTGACCCTCAATTTGAACTCACAAGAATTAAAAATTTTATAAATTCTTTTTTAAAAAAAGTTAACAAGGAAAGAGTTGTTTTAGGTTTATCTGGAGGAATTGATTCAGCAATAGTTCTTAAACTTTTAACTCTTTCAATTCCAAAAGAGAATATTTTTGCTTTAATTTTACCAGAAAAGGACACAGATAAAAAAAATGTTATTCATGCAATTAGCCTCGCAAAAGATTTAGGTGTTAAATATAAAATAATCAACATAACAAAAATTCTTTCAAAATTTGGCATATACATTTCTGTTCCTTATTTTATACTTCCTACAAGAAAATTAAGGGAAAATTATACAAAAAAACTTTATGAGAAATATAAAGAAAATTATGGTAAATCTCCGTTTTACCTTCAATATGATATACCAAATGAGTTAAAGGGAGATACTTGGTTTTTTAAAGGTATCTCCTACTTAAGAATAAAACATAGAATTAGAATGGTTACACTATATTACTATGCAGATCTTCTAAATGGAGTTGTTGCAGGAACAACAAATAAAACAGAAGAATTTTTGGGCTTTTTTGTTAAATATGGAGATTATGCATCAGATTTTGAACCAATAATTCATCTTTTTAAATCTCAAATTTTTAAATTTGGAGAATATTTAAATTTACCAGAAGTTTTTTTAAAAAAGAAGCCAAGTCCAGATTTGCTACCAGGAATAGAAGATGAGTTTTCAATTGGATTAAACTATTTAGAAATTGATCGAATTATTGTAAGATTTATAAAAAATGTTCCTTTTGAAAAAATTAGTGAAGAGTTAAATATTCCTTTAGATAGTATTATAAATTTATATAAAACTCATATAAACACAGAATTTTTAAGAAATCCCCCACCTAATGTTTTGAATTTTAATTTATAG
- a CDS encoding DUF4330 domain-containing protein, which translates to MERRDTRLKSFKLFGLFNLFDIVVFLLIILVLFYFLKPILVKKQVTYNNYIITMKLLEVPPEMASAVKKGDRIVDKSGRVYGFILEEPKVEPSKKWVETSDGRVVIAEQPVLKDITIKFSYKSTSLKYGTDVFKIGYELVVESDFWALKGVVLSIN; encoded by the coding sequence ATGGAAAGAAGAGATACCAGATTAAAAAGTTTTAAATTATTTGGACTCTTTAACCTTTTTGATATAGTTGTATTTTTGTTAATCATATTGGTTCTATTTTACTTTTTAAAACCAATTCTTGTGAAAAAACAAGTTACATATAACAATTACATTATTACTATGAAACTTCTTGAAGTCCCACCAGAAATGGCAAGTGCAGTTAAAAAGGGAGATAGAATAGTAGACAAAAGTGGAAGAGTTTATGGTTTTATTTTAGAAGAACCAAAAGTTGAACCCTCAAAAAAATGGGTTGAAACTTCAGATGGAAGAGTTGTAATTGCAGAACAGCCAGTTTTAAAAGATATAACAATTAAATTCTCATATAAATCTACAAGTTTAAAATATGGAACAGATGTCTTTAAAATTGGATATGAACTTGTTGTTGAATCTGACTTTTGGGCTTTAAAAGGGGTTGTTTTATCTATAAATTAA
- the murA gene encoding UDP-N-acetylglucosamine 1-carboxyvinyltransferase, with translation MEVYKIRGGKKLKGEVNIQGSKNGCLPLIAASLLTDEQVFIKNVPKLLDIVMLLDVIRSIGVKAKFIDEDTILIEASNLNHEVKNENASKLRGSITLVGALLGRVGKVKLPYPGGCHIGSRPIDLHLKGFSFLGAEVNAIGSIVEGSVKKLKGEKIYLDYPSVGATENIMILASVSPGETIIENAAQEPEIVELAEFLNSMGARIEGAGTRCIRIEGQKKLHGTTHTLYPDRVEAGTFVIAVAVNGGDVTLKPVIFDHLVPLIFKLREIGVDLRIENGKRLRVIAKRRTKSFEIRTMPFPGFPTDLQSQMVTLASVSEGVSLITETVFENRFNVVPELRKMGAKIKVEGNTLFVEGVDKLYGTEVVAPDLRAGAALVIAGLFAENETVVKKIYHIERGYFKFDEKLRALGGDIWKEEIPD, from the coding sequence ATGGAAGTATATAAAATAAGAGGAGGTAAAAAACTTAAAGGTGAAGTAAATATTCAAGGTTCAAAAAATGGATGTTTACCTTTAATTGCAGCATCACTATTAACAGATGAACAGGTTTTTATAAAAAATGTTCCCAAACTTCTTGATATTGTAATGCTTCTTGATGTTATAAGATCAATTGGAGTTAAAGCAAAATTTATAGATGAAGACACAATTTTAATTGAGGCATCAAATTTAAATCATGAGGTTAAAAATGAAAATGCAAGCAAGTTAAGAGGAAGCATAACCCTTGTTGGTGCCCTACTTGGAAGAGTTGGAAAGGTTAAACTTCCATATCCTGGAGGTTGCCATATTGGTTCAAGACCAATTGATCTTCATCTAAAAGGTTTCTCTTTTCTTGGTGCAGAAGTTAATGCAATAGGTTCAATTGTTGAAGGAAGTGTAAAAAAACTAAAAGGCGAAAAAATTTATCTTGATTATCCTTCAGTTGGAGCAACTGAAAACATTATGATTCTTGCATCAGTTTCTCCTGGAGAGACAATAATTGAAAATGCTGCACAAGAACCAGAAATTGTTGAACTTGCAGAATTTCTAAACTCAATGGGAGCAAGGATCGAAGGAGCAGGAACAAGATGTATAAGAATTGAGGGTCAAAAAAAACTTCATGGAACAACTCATACTCTTTATCCTGATAGAGTTGAGGCAGGAACATTTGTGATTGCAGTTGCAGTAAATGGAGGAGATGTTACTCTTAAACCAGTAATTTTCGATCATCTTGTTCCACTTATTTTTAAATTAAGGGAAATTGGTGTGGATTTAAGAATTGAAAATGGAAAAAGATTAAGAGTAATTGCAAAAAGAAGAACAAAAAGCTTTGAGATAAGAACCATGCCATTTCCTGGCTTTCCAACTGATCTTCAATCTCAAATGGTAACTCTTGCCTCTGTTTCAGAGGGAGTAAGTTTAATAACTGAAACTGTTTTTGAAAATAGATTCAATGTAGTTCCTGAGTTAAGAAAAATGGGTGCAAAAATTAAAGTTGAAGGTAATACTCTTTTTGTAGAGGGAGTAGACAAATTATATGGAACTGAGGTGGTTGCACCTGATTTAAGAGCAGGTGCAGCACTTGTTATTGCAGGTCTTTTTGCAGAAAATGAAACAGTTGTAAAAAAAATATATCATATAGAAAGAGGATACTTTAAATTTGATGAAAAATTAAGAGCATTAGGAGGAGATATATGGAAAGAAGAGATACCAGATTAA
- the prfA gene encoding peptide chain release factor 1, with product MEKKLEELEKKYEEIQKSLFDENIYKNSELLNKYLKEKSEIEESVILYRELKEIRKNILETEKLLNNEELRPLAEEELEDLKKKEEELLNKIVQSLIPKDERDEKDAIMEIRAAAGGEEAALFAADLFRMYSYYAEKRGWKIEIIDSHPTDLGGYKEIIFSIKGKGAYGDLKFESGVHRVQRVPITESSGRIHTSTVTVAVLSETEEVEIEINPEDLKIDVFRASGHGGQCVQKTESAVRITHIPTGFVVTCQDERSQLKNKEKALRVLRARLYDFYQRKKQEELGEERKRQIGWGERSEKIRTYNYPQNRVTDHRIGLTLYNLPEIMEGNIDEIINALKEEDRKRKIESLEV from the coding sequence ATTGAGAAAAAACTTGAAGAACTTGAAAAAAAGTATGAAGAGATTCAGAAATCTCTTTTTGATGAAAACATATATAAAAATAGTGAACTTTTAAATAAATATCTTAAAGAAAAAAGTGAAATTGAAGAAAGTGTGATTCTTTATAGAGAATTGAAGGAAATTAGAAAAAATATTTTAGAAACAGAAAAACTTCTTAATAATGAAGAATTAAGACCCCTCGCAGAAGAGGAATTAGAAGATTTAAAAAAGAAAGAAGAAGAACTTTTAAATAAAATTGTTCAATCTTTAATTCCCAAAGATGAAAGAGATGAAAAAGATGCAATTATGGAAATTAGGGCTGCTGCTGGAGGAGAAGAAGCAGCACTTTTTGCGGCTGATCTATTTAGAATGTATTCATATTATGCAGAAAAAAGAGGTTGGAAAATAGAAATAATTGATTCACATCCAACAGATTTGGGAGGATATAAGGAGATAATTTTTTCAATTAAAGGAAAGGGGGCTTATGGTGATTTGAAATTTGAAAGTGGAGTTCATAGAGTTCAGAGGGTTCCTATAACTGAATCATCTGGAAGAATTCATACATCAACAGTTACAGTTGCAGTTCTTTCAGAAACAGAGGAGGTTGAAATCGAAATAAATCCAGAAGATTTAAAAATTGATGTTTTTAGAGCAAGTGGTCATGGAGGACAATGTGTTCAAAAAACTGAATCAGCAGTAAGAATAACTCATATACCAACAGGTTTTGTTGTTACTTGTCAAGATGAAAGGTCACAACTTAAAAATAAAGAAAAAGCCCTCAGAGTTTTAAGAGCAAGACTATATGATTTTTATCAGAGAAAAAAACAGGAAGAGTTAGGAGAAGAAAGAAAAAGACAAATAGGATGGGGCGAAAGAAGTGAAAAAATAAGAACATATAATTATCCTCAAAATAGAGTTACAGATCACAGAATTGGTTTAACTTTATATAATCTTCCAGAAATAATGGAAGGAAATATTGATGAAATTATAAATGCTTTAAAGGAAGAAGATAGAAAAAGAAAAATTGAATCCCTTGAAGTATGA
- the rho gene encoding transcription termination factor Rho: MTREEELKSKSMKELYKISQALKIKNYSHYRKDELIKKILEAEGSKIEDKIEEEEEFKEILPKEELVIVKERPSFSELLDKRLDYFPGIPPEEQYIDKGILEILPEGYGFLRAKYTPSPKDIYVAPSQIKKFNLRVGDLVEGWVRKPPEKDKYPALLKIISINGLSIEEAKTRPIFENLTPIFPNKRIKLEIPNADLAIRLIELIAPLGKGQRGLIVSPPKAGKTTLIKKIAQSVEINHPEIHLIILLVDERPEEVTDMERSTKGEVISSTFDLPPENHIRVTELVVERAKRLVELGEDVMILVDGITRLTRAYNLVTQPSGRTLSGGLDPAAIRGPKKFLGAARNIENGGSLTIIATALIETGSKMDEVIYEEFKGTGNMELVLDRRIAERRLFPAIDVKRSGTRREELLYDPEEYKRIWVLRKALANADTFEALQKLADMLAKTKNNREFLKTIVPEENGWV, encoded by the coding sequence TTGACGAGAGAAGAAGAGTTAAAGAGTAAATCAATGAAAGAACTCTACAAAATTTCTCAGGCACTAAAAATAAAAAACTATTCTCACTATAGAAAGGATGAGTTAATCAAAAAGATTCTTGAAGCAGAAGGTAGTAAAATAGAAGACAAAATTGAAGAAGAGGAAGAATTTAAAGAAATCTTACCAAAAGAAGAGTTAGTAATTGTAAAAGAGAGACCATCTTTTTCAGAACTACTTGATAAAAGGTTAGATTATTTTCCAGGAATACCACCAGAGGAACAGTATATTGATAAAGGAATTCTTGAAATTTTACCAGAAGGGTATGGGTTTTTAAGAGCAAAATATACTCCTTCTCCAAAAGACATTTATGTTGCACCTTCTCAAATTAAAAAATTTAATTTGAGAGTAGGAGATCTTGTTGAAGGTTGGGTTAGAAAACCACCTGAAAAAGATAAATACCCTGCACTATTAAAAATAATTTCTATAAATGGTCTCTCTATAGAAGAAGCTAAGACTCGACCTATTTTTGAAAATTTAACCCCAATTTTTCCAAACAAGAGAATAAAGTTAGAAATTCCAAATGCAGATTTAGCAATAAGATTAATTGAACTTATTGCACCTCTTGGAAAAGGACAAAGAGGATTAATTGTATCCCCTCCTAAAGCAGGAAAAACAACATTAATTAAAAAAATTGCTCAATCAGTAGAGATAAATCACCCTGAAATTCACCTTATTATACTTCTTGTTGATGAAAGACCTGAAGAAGTTACAGATATGGAAAGATCAACAAAAGGGGAAGTTATATCATCTACATTTGATCTTCCACCTGAAAATCATATAAGAGTTACAGAGCTTGTTGTTGAAAGAGCAAAAAGACTTGTTGAATTAGGAGAAGATGTTATGATTCTTGTTGATGGAATAACAAGATTAACTAGAGCATATAACTTAGTCACTCAACCATCTGGTAGAACACTTTCAGGTGGTCTTGATCCTGCTGCAATTAGAGGACCAAAGAAATTTTTAGGTGCTGCAAGGAATATTGAAAATGGTGGAAGTTTAACAATTATCGCCACCGCTTTAATTGAAACTGGTAGTAAAATGGATGAGGTAATTTATGAAGAGTTTAAGGGCACTGGAAATATGGAACTTGTTTTAGATAGAAGAATTGCAGAAAGAAGACTATTTCCTGCAATTGATGTTAAAAGATCTGGAACTAGAAGAGAAGAACTTCTATATGATCCAGAAGAGTATAAAAGAATTTGGGTCTTAAGAAAAGCACTTGCTAATGCTGATACATTTGAAGCACTTCAGAAACTCGCAGATATGCTTGCAAAAACAAAAAATAATAGAGAATTTTTGAAAACAATAGTTCCAGAGGAGAATGGATGGGTATGA